In Palaemon carinicauda isolate YSFRI2023 chromosome 18, ASM3689809v2, whole genome shotgun sequence, a genomic segment contains:
- the LOC137657440 gene encoding piggyBac transposable element-derived protein 2-like translates to MSTVPQSCQSVLCCHLEKKCRCSLPKTMASSIKSLTMHDILAILEEDDSHAKVYIEPTDTGLLTDEDSADEDDSGLIDNLSGRQLTSNAEAVFHDGRRTTEDDCEPQLSGNDEAISHDESRTAEDDGAAHSSSPINSYKTPKWSLTRNEAIYQAMRRRFEKIMQFINFSDNPKLDTTDKYAKVRPLVRHLTMKFIEHFQPVKSLSHDEAMVEYYGKHGCKQCIRMKPIRFGYKVWYLNSDDGYQVTFDLYQGRTYEGNEVNEKVFGKCAATVLKNIDSLSEDKRSLP, encoded by the exons ATGAGTACAGTCCCTCAAAGCTGCCAGTCTGTGCTCTGCTGTCACCTTGAAAAGAAATGCCGCTGTTCTCTGCCCAAAACAATGGCTTCCAGTATTAA aTCTCTGACTATGCATGACATTTTAGCAATATTAGAAGAAGACGATAGTCATGCAAAAGTTTACATTGAGCCTACAGATACGGGCCTATTGACTGATGAAGACTCTGCTGATGAAGACGATAGTGGATTGATAGATAATTTGTCCGGGAGACAACTGACTAGTAATGCTGAAGCTGTTTTCCATGACGGACGACGTACAACTGAGGATGATTGTGAACCTCAACTGAGTGGTAATGATGAAGctatttcccacgacgaaagtCGTACTGCTGAAGATGATGGTGCGGCTCATAGTTCTTCACCTATCAATAGCTATAAGACTCCCAAATGGAGTCTGACAAGAAATGAAGCTATCTATCAAGCAATGAGAAGAAGATTTGAAAAAATCATGCAATTCATTAATTTTTCTGATAACCCTAAATTAGATACAACTGACAAATATGCCAAAGTTCGTCCACTCGTTAGACATCTAACAATGAAATTCATTGAGCATTTTCAACCCGTGAAGTCACTCTCTCATGATGAAGCAATGGTCGAATATTATGGTAAGCATGGGTGTAAACAGTGCATCAGAATGAAACCAATTAGATTTGGCTATAAAGTTTGGTATCTAAATTCAGACGATGGTTATCAAGTCACCTTTGATCTTTATCAAGGACGTACCTAtgaaggaaatgaagtgaacgagaaGGTATTTGGCAAATGTGCTGCTACAGTCTTGAAAAACATTGATTCGTTGTCAGAAGATAAACGGTCACTTccatag